ATTTCAATTGGAACTGTGTAAAACTGAAGAATTCCTTTCTGGAAAAGACTAACGGTACTATTCCAGATGTTATAACTCTTAAGGATATTGAGTCAGAGAATGTTCTTATGAAGCCTTCTAATGTTCAGGTCATCATGGACTTTATAAAAAAGCAGAGTAAAGAGCAAAGACATATTGCTATACCCTAACAGTGATAAGAAAGACTTGAAAATTGCTAAATTATATCCTACAGCAGTCATATATCCTGATAAGAACGATTACAGTTACTTAAGGTTCGTGAGAGAGCCTTTAGAGCTTGAGACAGATTTATGTAATTGCACTTATAAATATGATAAGTCTCGTCCTGAAAGTTATACTTGTGCAGATTACATAGAGGGGAGCGATTTAGAAATTGTGTCTCCTGTTATGACTGTAACAGGTGGTTATAAATTTCTACAAACCTTTATAGGGTTACTGGGAAGGCTAATTACGGTAAAAGAGAACACAGGCATACATATAAATCTAGGAAGTCGTAGAGGTCTAAAGAATTTTAATCTTATAAAATTTGTCATTCTTTTACAGTATGATGAAATTGTAAAACATAAGTTCAGAGACTATAACGGACAATACTTTAAAGTAGATATACTAGAGTTCGTAGAAAAGAACTTTTTAGGTTTTACTGATTTATTGAAACCTTCAGACAGAATTCAGTCATTGTTTTTAGATAAACTTATACAGGACGGTAAATTCAGTTCAGTAAATGTTCAGAACTATAGAAAAGGCTATATAGAATACAGACATCTAGGTGGAAAGAACTATACGGAAAACACATCTTTATTATTGAAGACTTATTTACATATATTGAAATGTTTCGAGGACTCAAATACAACTAAGTCTGATTCTGAACTTAAATATAAGAAAGCGTTAAAGAGTCTTTTCAAACAAATATCTAAGTTCAGAAATTTGTAACTATTTATCTGGGAATAATCTAGATGACAACTTAGAAAGTTCTAAAAAGTGAGGTCTAGTATATAGGAGGCAGAAAAGTAGATTTTTGGAAATTTTGGCTACTGGGCTCCACGCTGGTCAATTTAGAGACTCTAATAATTGAAAAATCAGAAAGGTAAAGAGGCACTCTTCAACTATAAGAGAGCATAACAGATGTGAAAAACTATCTCTTTATAACTGTTTGATAATAGACTATTATGCTAGAAATTGATTTAAACGACCGACGCAAAACTGTATAACAGGAAGTAAATCCAAGCACCTAAGGGTGTTCTATTATCTTAGATATTAATAAACTAAGAACTGGGATTTGTGCGGGAGTAGGCGGATAGAGACGAATTGATTACAGGTCTCAAGATACTAAAGGAAACTTGAATATTTTGAAATCTATATACAACACTAAGCTATACTAATAGTTTAAGATTGTGGAAATAATCAGGTCTAACACCTCTATTCTATCCATCTACTCCCTCAGCAAAGCCTCTAACTCCAGACTTTTAATACAATCTAAACTATAATACTAAAGAACCAATAAATTGACTAAGGTCTAATGTATAGAGGAATGCAGAACTATTGAAACTAACAAAGAATAATTTCCCGCTAGGGAACTATAAACTCAGAGGGTATAAAGATACAGAGTTATGAGAAATGAGTAAGAAGAGTCAAGTGGCACAGAATAACTCATAAAGGACTCTAGATAAAGATACGAAAGGAGGTAAAAAGAACATGACGGCAAAAGCTAAAATAGAAACCATAAACAGTTCTATTAATATTGAAACAGTTATTGAAAAAGAGACAGGCATATATGTTTCGCCAGAAACCCAGATAAGGTGCTTCTTTCATAATGACTCTACACCGTCTATGAAAGTATATGGCGGAACTAAAGGTTGCTATTGCTTCGGATGTGCAAAAAGTTGGTATCCCTACACATTTATACGGGATTACAACGAACTGACAGTTAAAGAAACCTTTGAATACATAGAGGATAACTATCCTGAAATTGATACAGAACGGAAGTTAAATTCTAATGAAATTGAGTCTAAACGAACAGATAACGAATTTGTTGCGGAGATAATAAAAGCTTTACGAGATGAATTTTTAGAAACTGAACAGATGTCGCAATTGGAAATTGCCTTATCTAAATACTTTAGAGATAATAACCCAACGGAACTATTGATGATGTATGCAAAAATAGTAGAAATGACAGAGGATATTCATTTATAATGGAACGGAGACAGACAAATGAAATTTGACACTAGAGTAATTTCTCATATACCTAAACATTTATTAGATAGACGAGAAATTGTACAAACAGCTCACAACACATTGCAACAAGAGAAATTGAACAACACTAAACTAAAAGTAAATCCTACTTTTGAAAAAAGTTCATTACAGAAAATTCAAGGACATGAGTGGATGTCAGATGTCGATATGACATTAATTGAACCTGAAAGCTCGGAAGAACTCGACCAAGAAACACAACTGGAAGAACTAATTGAACTATTAGAGGGAGAAGCTATATATAAGTCTAAAGAGATAGGTCAAGCTAAGGAAGTACCCTTACTTGCTTTAGACTTAGAAGCAACAGGACTGGACACAACAGTAAGGTTAAACGGCGGGAATATTATTGCTCAAACAGAAATCGTAGGAGTTTGTTTAGCAA
The window above is part of the Thiovulum sp. ES genome. Proteins encoded here:
- a CDS encoding DNA primase (PFAM: CHC2 zinc finger), encoding MTAKAKIETINSSINIETVIEKETGIYVSPETQIRCFFHNDSTPSMKVYGGTKGCYCFGCAKSWYPYTFIRDYNELTVKETFEYIEDNYPEIDTERKLNSNEIESKRTDNEFVAEIIKALRDEFLETEQMSQLEIALSKYFRDNNPTELLMMYAKIVEMTEDIHL